One genomic window of Sodaliphilus pleomorphus includes the following:
- a CDS encoding S-4TM family putative pore-forming effector has protein sequence MANNIVELENRQEHINQLKAARHLYTKAGNYTTAYVVICALIPIVISIGRIFIDSLAPLVLHTLTAYTLVSLVMGFLLESRISKFRNTAAKIQQLFDSDVLGLKWNAYLWGKKPSLEDVNENIGDLPDKDFIDWYDTQVGVMTKMEATLICQRTNLVYDSKLRKDFNSIINLIAWSALILILIVGFYKNEGMQTAIVFIGVPLVPIIKWIVSTRKQNLDDIEACKSLTSFIDCCLEKLRKNQRSINESALYRIQDGIYHHRKTAFKIPDCLYNYMRSGQENRVHMMVNQLSQ, from the coding sequence ATGGCAAATAACATAGTAGAATTAGAAAACAGGCAAGAACATATCAATCAGCTCAAAGCAGCACGCCACCTTTATACAAAGGCTGGTAATTATACTACTGCATATGTGGTTATATGCGCGCTAATTCCAATAGTGATATCTATTGGAAGAATCTTCATTGATTCTCTTGCTCCACTAGTTCTTCATACATTGACGGCATATACTTTAGTGTCACTTGTCATGGGATTCCTCCTTGAATCTCGAATTAGTAAGTTTCGAAATACAGCTGCAAAAATACAACAGCTATTCGATAGTGATGTTTTGGGCTTAAAATGGAATGCCTACTTATGGGGGAAAAAACCATCTTTAGAAGATGTCAATGAAAATATTGGTGATTTACCGGATAAAGACTTTATTGATTGGTATGACACTCAAGTTGGGGTTATGACCAAGATGGAAGCAACTCTTATTTGCCAAAGGACAAATCTTGTTTATGATTCAAAGCTAAGAAAAGATTTCAATTCCATTATAAATTTAATTGCGTGGAGTGCCTTAATTCTAATCTTAATTGTTGGCTTTTATAAAAACGAAGGCATGCAAACAGCCATCGTTTTTATAGGTGTACCACTAGTCCCTATCATTAAATGGATTGTATCAACAAGAAAACAAAATCTTGATGATATTGAAGCATGTAAGTCCTTAACTTCCTTTATTGATTGTTGTCTTGAAAAATTGAGAAAGAACCAAAGATCAATAAATGAAAGTGCCTTGTATAGAATACAAGATGGAATATATCATCACAGAAAAACCGCATTTAAGATACCCGATTGCCTCTATAATTATATGAGAAGTGGCCAAGAAAACAGAGTCCATATGATGGTTAATCAACTTAGCCAGTAA
- a CDS encoding nucleotidyltransferase, with translation MSDSVKSCFDVFMRDSVNLDPERTTTARASRDWLVHKIENLADNGEIPPLYNGTNHLFFGSFARNTKIRPLDDIDIMIVFDAQGCTTDDVTKITRKTYPIYVNNPHAKLLPDYCDGNVLNSRKMIETIKRELGAIPSYSKADIHRNQEAVTLQLSSYEWNYDIVPCFYTTTGFFIIPDGKGSWKGTDPRIDLNRVTQANQRVNGALLPAIRLMKYWKKEHWRDEVSSYLFENLMIDWANSLYSFPMTYPQLVKSALDGLSSLIMRDYYDPKGFQGSINDLDLYDRRRLAIMASQDASEASTAIQYEQNYMTEAAINKWFKMFGNEFPRHGK, from the coding sequence ATGTCTGACAGTGTAAAATCATGTTTTGATGTTTTTATGAGGGATTCTGTGAATCTTGATCCCGAACGAACAACTACAGCGAGAGCAAGCCGTGACTGGCTTGTTCACAAAATTGAAAACCTTGCCGATAACGGAGAGATACCGCCATTATATAATGGGACTAATCATCTTTTCTTTGGTTCTTTTGCAAGAAATACAAAAATCCGACCGTTAGATGACATCGACATCATGATTGTGTTTGACGCACAAGGATGTACGACAGATGATGTGACAAAGATAACCAGAAAAACATATCCCATATATGTCAATAATCCCCATGCAAAGTTGCTCCCAGATTATTGTGATGGAAATGTTCTTAATTCGAGGAAAATGATTGAGACTATCAAAAGGGAGTTGGGTGCCATTCCCAGTTATAGTAAGGCTGATATACACCGTAACCAAGAAGCAGTAACTCTTCAATTATCTTCTTATGAATGGAACTATGACATCGTCCCATGTTTCTATACCACTACGGGCTTCTTTATTATACCTGATGGCAAAGGGAGCTGGAAAGGAACGGATCCTCGAATAGATCTAAACAGAGTGACCCAAGCAAACCAACGGGTCAATGGGGCATTATTGCCTGCGATAAGACTTATGAAATACTGGAAAAAGGAACATTGGAGAGACGAAGTTAGCTCTTATCTTTTTGAAAACTTGATGATTGATTGGGCTAATAGCTTATACTCATTCCCTATGACATATCCCCAACTTGTTAAAAGTGCTTTAGATGGTTTATCTTCCCTAATCATGAGGGATTATTATGACCCAAAAGGATTTCAGGGCAGCATTAATGATTTGGATTTGTACGACAGAAGAAGATTGGCAATAATGGCATCACAAGATGCCTCTGAAGCTAGTACAGCTATTCAATATGAGCAGAATTACATGACAGAAGCTGCGATAAATAAATGGTTTAAAATGTTTGGTAATGAATTCCCTAGACATGGCAAATAA
- a CDS encoding helix-turn-helix transcriptional regulator, with product MDSKHLNRIKVVLAEKEKTNKWLAEQLGKDQATISKWVTNTTQPNLEMLLQIAKVLEVNVNELVRPLE from the coding sequence ATGGATAGTAAGCATCTCAACCGAATCAAGGTCGTTTTAGCCGAGAAAGAAAAGACTAACAAATGGCTTGCTGAGCAATTAGGCAAAGACCAAGCTACCATTTCCAAGTGGGTGACGAATACGACACAACCTAATTTGGAGATGTTATTGCAAATAGCAAAAGTACTTGAAGTTAATGTAAACGAATTAGTACGTCCTTTAGAATAA
- a CDS encoding type I restriction-modification system subunit M: MVRKKKETSTGLFDKPKTAQELRIEGVQNLYNFLFEACNIIRGPVSQDNFKDYITPILYFKRISDVYDEETLDALQESGGDEEYASLPEQHRFVIPDGCHWQDVRERTENLGAAIVGAMRGIELANPDTLYGVLSMFSAQKWTDKKNLSDGKIRDLIEHLSTRKLGNKDYPTDLMGDAYEILLKKFADDSKAKAGEFYTPRSVVQLLVSILDPQPGESVYDPACGSGGMLIEAVHHMNHSSLCCGNIFVQEKNVVNSAIAKMNLFLHGASDFNIMQGDTLRNPKILQGGEVARFDCVIANPPFSLEKWGSVEWSSDKYGRNIWGTPSDSCGDYAWIQHMIASMAPGKGRMAVVMPQGVLFRGNEEGRIREKLVKSDMVEAVVTLGDKLFYGTGLSPCFLIIRKMKPAAHSARVLMIDGTKILTPKRSQNILEQKDVDRLFELYINYENVEDFSQVVTLEDIAAKGYDLSPNKYVQYHREAIKPYAEVLAAFKAAYEEVKLREAEFRNIINA; the protein is encoded by the coding sequence ATGGTAAGAAAAAAGAAAGAAACATCTACTGGGTTGTTCGACAAGCCCAAGACCGCACAGGAGCTGAGAATAGAAGGTGTACAGAACTTGTACAACTTCCTGTTTGAGGCGTGCAATATCATTCGCGGGCCTGTGAGCCAAGACAACTTCAAGGATTATATAACGCCTATTCTCTATTTTAAGCGCATCAGTGATGTGTATGATGAAGAAACGTTGGATGCGCTTCAGGAAAGTGGTGGCGATGAAGAATACGCTTCGCTTCCAGAACAGCACCGCTTTGTTATCCCTGACGGTTGCCATTGGCAGGACGTGCGAGAACGTACGGAGAATCTTGGTGCTGCCATCGTTGGTGCCATGCGTGGCATAGAGTTGGCTAACCCCGACACACTCTATGGTGTGCTCAGTATGTTCAGTGCTCAGAAGTGGACGGACAAGAAGAATCTCTCCGATGGGAAAATACGTGACCTCATTGAGCATCTGAGCACTCGCAAGCTGGGCAACAAGGACTATCCTACCGACCTGATGGGTGATGCTTACGAGATTCTGCTGAAGAAATTTGCTGATGACTCAAAGGCCAAGGCCGGTGAGTTCTATACTCCCCGTTCTGTGGTGCAGTTGCTTGTCAGCATCCTCGACCCTCAGCCTGGTGAAAGTGTTTATGACCCTGCATGTGGATCTGGCGGTATGCTTATCGAGGCTGTCCACCACATGAATCATAGCAGCCTGTGTTGTGGGAACATCTTTGTACAGGAGAAGAATGTGGTCAACTCTGCCATCGCAAAGATGAACCTCTTCCTGCATGGCGCAAGCGATTTCAACATCATGCAGGGCGACACCTTGCGCAATCCGAAAATCTTGCAAGGAGGCGAAGTTGCAAGATTCGATTGTGTGATTGCCAATCCTCCCTTCTCGTTGGAGAAATGGGGTTCGGTGGAATGGTCATCCGACAAATATGGTCGTAACATATGGGGAACGCCCAGCGACTCGTGTGGCGACTACGCTTGGATTCAGCACATGATAGCATCGATGGCTCCGGGTAAGGGTCGTATGGCCGTGGTGATGCCGCAAGGTGTTCTCTTCCGAGGCAATGAAGAAGGTCGCATTCGTGAGAAACTAGTGAAGAGTGACATGGTGGAAGCTGTTGTGACTCTCGGTGACAAACTTTTCTATGGTACAGGTCTTTCACCGTGCTTCCTAATCATTCGCAAGATGAAGCCCGCAGCACATAGTGCGCGAGTGCTAATGATTGATGGCACCAAGATTCTGACCCCCAAACGTTCCCAGAACATCTTGGAACAGAAGGACGTTGACCGATTGTTTGAGTTGTATATCAACTATGAGAACGTAGAAGATTTCTCGCAGGTGGTCACGCTCGAAGATATTGCAGCCAAGGGTTACGACCTTTCTCCCAACAAATATGTGCAGTACCACCGCGAAGCTATCAAGCCTTATGCAGAGGTGCTTGCAGCGTTCAAGGCTGCTTACGAAGAAGTGAAGCTTCGAGAGGCGGAATTCAGAAACATTATAAATGCATAG
- a CDS encoding type I restriction-modification system subunit M, whose amino-acid sequence MEEHKNAQYRRPDETISLDELKSFLWGAATRLRGQIDAAGYKEYIFPLLFFKRISDVYDEQFEGFVAEGGEEYAGMQAAELAIRIPNGAHWRDVREVTENVGQRLVEAFIAIEQANPGEEADGRVIGGLDGIFGPKDGWTNKNKMPDHIITSLIEDFSRYNLGLSSCPADEMGQAYEYLVGKFADDAGNTAQEFYTNRTVVTLMAEILQPQPDESIYDPTCGSGGMLVKCLDFLRQKGQPWQGVKVFGQEINALTSAIARMNLYLNGVEDFSIVRKDTLAHPAFVDGSHLRKFDIVLANPPYSISEWNRPAFENDKWGRNMWGTPPQGRADYAFIQHIIASMNDEHGRCAILLPHGILFRNEESDVRKGFVLSDKIEAVIGLGPNLFYNAPMEACVLICNNRKKKELKDKVIFINAKYEVTRKNAESFLEDNHIKKIIEAYKSVNDIADFKRLVDIEEIEKNRFDLSIQKYVYISEINKTENITFEGAYETWCKCHSSMTNSIDHLIEMLGS is encoded by the coding sequence ATGGAAGAGCATAAGAATGCACAATACCGAAGACCAGATGAGACCATCTCCTTGGACGAACTGAAGTCATTCCTCTGGGGTGCTGCCACCCGTCTTCGTGGACAGATAGACGCAGCCGGCTATAAGGAATACATCTTCCCGCTACTATTCTTTAAGCGCATTAGTGATGTATATGACGAACAGTTTGAGGGTTTTGTAGCAGAAGGTGGAGAGGAATATGCTGGTATGCAAGCTGCTGAGTTGGCCATCCGTATTCCTAACGGAGCCCATTGGCGTGATGTTCGAGAGGTAACGGAGAATGTTGGTCAGCGTTTAGTTGAAGCTTTTATCGCCATTGAACAGGCCAATCCTGGTGAAGAAGCGGATGGTCGTGTCATAGGTGGCTTGGACGGTATCTTTGGCCCGAAAGACGGATGGACCAACAAGAATAAGATGCCTGACCATATCATCACATCTCTCATTGAAGACTTCTCTCGCTATAACCTGGGGTTGTCTTCCTGTCCTGCCGACGAGATGGGCCAGGCATACGAATATCTTGTAGGTAAGTTTGCCGACGATGCAGGAAACACTGCACAGGAGTTCTATACCAACCGAACGGTGGTAACACTGATGGCAGAGATTCTCCAGCCACAGCCAGACGAGAGCATCTATGACCCAACATGTGGTAGTGGAGGTATGCTTGTGAAGTGTCTCGACTTCCTTCGTCAGAAGGGACAGCCTTGGCAAGGTGTAAAAGTGTTCGGGCAGGAGATCAATGCTCTGACATCTGCTATTGCCCGCATGAATCTCTACCTGAATGGCGTGGAGGATTTCAGTATTGTCCGTAAAGATACGCTGGCACATCCAGCCTTCGTAGATGGAAGCCATTTGAGGAAGTTTGATATAGTGCTGGCTAATCCGCCGTACAGTATAAGTGAATGGAACCGTCCGGCTTTTGAAAATGACAAGTGGGGAAGAAATATGTGGGGAACACCTCCGCAAGGGAGAGCGGATTATGCATTCATTCAGCACATTATTGCTTCAATGAATGACGAACATGGGCGTTGTGCCATTCTTTTGCCTCACGGAATATTATTTAGGAATGAAGAGTCGGATGTCAGGAAAGGGTTTGTCCTTTCTGATAAGATTGAGGCGGTGATAGGCCTTGGGCCAAATCTATTTTATAACGCCCCAATGGAGGCATGTGTTTTGATATGTAATAATCGAAAGAAAAAAGAATTGAAAGACAAGGTCATCTTCATCAATGCCAAGTATGAAGTAACACGCAAGAATGCCGAAAGTTTCTTGGAGGACAATCACATCAAGAAAATAATAGAAGCATACAAAAGTGTAAACGACATAGCAGATTTTAAGCGGTTGGTTGACATCGAGGAAATAGAGAAGAATCGTTTTGACTTAAGCATTCAAAAGTATGTGTATATCAGCGAAATAAACAAAACGGAAAATATTACGTTTGAAGGGGCATACGAAACATGGTGTAAGTGCCATTCTTCGATGACCAATTCTATAGACCATTTAATTGAAATGTTAGGCTCATGA
- a CDS encoding restriction endonuclease subunit S, which translates to MNYRFDEIAFNSTAKKTPTESDKEHYIGLEHIDSECLEITRWGSDVAPIGEKLIMKKGDVLFGKRRAYQRKLAIAPFDGIFSAHGMVLRPNEEVIDKNYFPFFMSSDLFMERAVQISVGGLSPTINWKDLREQEFSLPSLGEQKLLADKLWAAYRLKESYKKLLAATEEMVKSQFIEMFGNPLSSIQRYSLKKLGDCCELNPRRPNLSLKDTDKVSFVPMPSVSENGCLQDVTDEEYGKVKKGFTYFENGDVLFAKITPCMENGKGAIAEGLTNNIGMGSTEFHVLRPIEELSSPY; encoded by the coding sequence ATGAACTATCGATTTGACGAAATAGCTTTCAATAGCACAGCAAAGAAAACCCCTACCGAATCTGACAAAGAGCATTATATCGGATTGGAGCACATTGATAGCGAGTGTTTAGAAATCACTCGCTGGGGTTCTGATGTTGCTCCTATTGGTGAGAAGTTAATCATGAAAAAGGGGGATGTCTTGTTTGGTAAGCGACGTGCATACCAAAGGAAACTTGCCATTGCGCCATTTGATGGTATATTCTCAGCTCACGGAATGGTGCTTCGACCAAACGAAGAAGTAATTGATAAGAACTATTTCCCGTTTTTCATGAGCTCCGACTTGTTTATGGAGAGAGCCGTCCAAATCTCTGTTGGAGGTCTATCACCGACCATCAATTGGAAAGACCTTCGTGAACAGGAGTTCTCCCTTCCTTCTCTTGGAGAACAAAAGCTTCTTGCAGATAAGCTTTGGGCGGCTTATCGTCTGAAGGAATCATACAAGAAGCTTCTTGCAGCCACTGAGGAAATGGTGAAATCGCAATTTATCGAGATGTTTGGGAATCCATTATCATCAATTCAAAGATACTCGCTCAAGAAACTTGGCGATTGTTGTGAATTGAATCCAAGAAGACCAAATCTGTCTCTCAAAGATACTGATAAAGTTTCATTTGTTCCTATGCCATCAGTTAGCGAAAATGGTTGTCTTCAGGATGTTACCGATGAAGAATATGGAAAAGTCAAAAAGGGCTTTACGTATTTTGAGAATGGTGATGTCTTATTTGCAAAGATAACTCCTTGCATGGAAAATGGTAAAGGGGCTATTGCAGAAGGACTTACGAATAACATAGGCATGGGTTCCACAGAGTTCCATGTTCTTAGACCCATAGAAGAACTATCTAGTCCTTATTGA
- the xerA gene encoding site-specific tyrosine recombinase/integron integrase has product MIDNLINEIEQAMLNVLDNEQLSQLRKVLDYTFRNISVTKKDSVNTESNNQALIDNFISAKKVEGCSDKSISYYKSTINNALLKIKKEVVHITTDDLRGYLNQYQEESGASKVTVDNIRRILSSFFSWLEEENYIVKSPVRRIHKVKVGKTVKETYTDEALEQMRDHCSNIRDLALIDLLASTGMRVGELVRLNRNDIDYQNRECIVTGKGDKQRKVYFDARTKIHLQKYVNSRTDTNEALFVSLLAPNERLQISGVEIRLRRLGRELNIPKVHPHKFHRTLATMAIDKGMPIEQVQHLLGHQSLDTTLQYAMVNQNNVKLSHHKFIG; this is encoded by the coding sequence ATGATTGACAACTTAATTAATGAAATAGAACAGGCGATGCTCAATGTTCTTGACAATGAGCAGTTAAGCCAGTTGCGAAAGGTGCTTGATTACACCTTCCGCAATATTTCCGTGACCAAGAAGGATTCTGTAAACACAGAAAGTAACAACCAGGCTCTTATTGACAATTTCATTTCTGCCAAAAAGGTGGAGGGGTGCTCAGATAAGTCAATCTCCTACTACAAGAGCACCATCAATAATGCGCTATTGAAGATTAAGAAAGAAGTTGTTCATATCACCACCGACGACCTGCGAGGCTATTTGAACCAGTATCAGGAAGAAAGTGGTGCAAGTAAGGTGACGGTTGACAACATCCGTCGTATTCTTTCAAGCTTCTTCTCATGGTTGGAAGAAGAGAACTACATCGTCAAGAGTCCTGTACGGCGAATACATAAAGTAAAAGTTGGCAAGACTGTAAAGGAAACCTATACAGATGAAGCCTTAGAGCAGATGCGCGACCATTGCTCCAATATACGTGACCTTGCTCTAATAGATCTGCTCGCTTCCACAGGAATGAGAGTAGGCGAACTGGTCCGGCTTAATAGAAATGATATAGACTATCAGAACAGAGAGTGTATTGTTACAGGTAAGGGCGATAAGCAACGAAAGGTTTACTTCGATGCTCGTACCAAGATACACCTTCAGAAGTATGTGAATAGCCGAACGGACACGAACGAAGCTCTGTTTGTATCGCTGTTAGCTCCAAATGAACGGCTCCAAATCAGTGGAGTCGAAATACGTCTTCGTCGACTTGGGCGAGAATTGAACATTCCTAAAGTTCATCCTCACAAGTTCCATCGTACCCTCGCTACAATGGCAATAGATAAAGGAATGCCTATAGAGCAAGTCCAGCATCTTCTTGGCCATCAAAGTCTCGATACAACATTGCAATATGCGATGGTGAATCAGAATAATGTTAAGTTGTCTCACCATAAATTCATTGGATAG
- a CDS encoding restriction endonuclease subunit S, with protein sequence MSQFIEMFGTVESTKPLTDYIEVSFPGEWGQEDKEGSGVKVIRTTNFTNNGKLDLSDVVTRDIDSVKVEKKKLSKADIILERSGGTNENPVGRVVYFEEDGVYLFNNFTQLLRCKEGVNSLFIFYSLFNYYQMNKNVIRSMGNKTTGIQNLKMDRYWQIPIADVSIERQKEFETIYRQADKSGFDGLKSQFIEMFGNPLSSVQRYPLKKLGDCCELNPRRPSLDLEDTDNISFVPMPSVSENGYLQDVADEEYGKVKKGFTYFENGDVLFAKITPCMENGKGAIAEGLTNNIGMGSTEFHVLRPIEGVSSPYWLLALTRLPIFRERASKNMTGTGGQKRVPAYYLENFMVGLPPIEGQNRFENIYKQADKSGSVLQYRIAC encoded by the coding sequence ATGTCGCAATTTATCGAGATGTTTGGAACAGTTGAATCGACAAAGCCACTTACAGATTATATTGAAGTCTCATTTCCTGGTGAATGGGGCCAAGAAGATAAAGAAGGCTCTGGTGTTAAGGTAATTAGAACAACCAACTTCACTAATAATGGCAAGTTGGATTTATCTGATGTTGTCACTAGAGATATTGATTCAGTAAAGGTAGAGAAGAAGAAACTTTCCAAGGCCGACATCATACTAGAACGGTCAGGTGGAACAAATGAAAATCCTGTCGGCAGAGTCGTTTATTTCGAGGAAGATGGAGTGTATCTGTTCAACAATTTTACTCAGCTTCTCAGATGTAAAGAAGGTGTCAACTCCCTTTTTATATTCTATTCGTTGTTCAACTATTATCAGATGAATAAGAATGTGATAAGAAGCATGGGTAATAAGACAACTGGCATCCAAAACTTAAAAATGGATAGGTATTGGCAAATTCCTATTGCCGATGTGTCTATTGAACGCCAGAAAGAGTTTGAAACCATCTATCGTCAGGCCGACAAATCAGGATTTGACGGGCTCAAATCGCAATTTATCGAGATGTTTGGGAATCCATTATCATCAGTTCAAAGATACCCGCTCAAGAAACTTGGCGATTGTTGCGAACTAAATCCAAGAAGGCCAAGTCTGGATCTAGAAGATACAGATAATATTTCATTTGTACCAATGCCATCGGTTAGTGAAAATGGCTATCTTCAGGATGTTGCAGATGAAGAATATGGAAAAGTCAAGAAGGGCTTTACGTATTTTGAAAATGGAGATGTCTTGTTCGCAAAGATAACTCCTTGCATGGAAAATGGCAAAGGTGCTATTGCAGAAGGACTTACGAATAACATTGGCATGGGTTCCACAGAGTTCCATGTTCTTAGACCTATAGAAGGAGTATCTAGTCCATATTGGTTGTTGGCTTTAACCAGATTGCCGATTTTTAGAGAAAGAGCCAGCAAGAATATGACTGGAACTGGAGGACAGAAACGAGTGCCTGCATATTATCTTGAAAACTTCATGGTAGGTCTTCCTCCAATTGAAGGACAAAACAGGTTTGAAAACATCTATAAACAGGCCGATAAATCAGGATCTGTCCTGCAATATAGAATCGCATGTTAA